In one window of Flavobacterium ginsengisoli DNA:
- a CDS encoding DUF6048 family protein: protein MDSVVKTDRYGLRVGVDLYKLTRGIYDKNYKGVEFVGDWRLTKKYYLAAELGYEDKTTEDDRLTSSATGTYIKAGFDYNFYQNWLDMENLITIGLRGGFSSFNQELYSYKIYNPNPYWGELPAISTNEKYSGLTATWIEVALGLKAQVVKNVFVGFGVQLKLLTTNKEPNNFENLYIPGFNRTYDGSFGIGFNYTVSYFIPIYKKKTMASEVAKKVEPKKKK, encoded by the coding sequence ATAGATAGCGTTGTAAAAACAGATCGCTACGGACTTCGCGTTGGTGTTGATTTATACAAACTTACTCGCGGGATTTATGACAAAAATTATAAAGGAGTAGAATTTGTAGGAGACTGGCGATTAACAAAAAAATATTATTTAGCGGCAGAATTAGGTTACGAAGATAAAACTACCGAAGACGACCGTTTAACTTCGTCTGCTACTGGAACGTATATAAAAGCAGGTTTTGATTATAACTTTTACCAAAACTGGCTTGACATGGAAAACCTTATCACGATAGGATTACGTGGCGGTTTTAGTAGTTTTAACCAAGAATTATATAGTTACAAAATCTATAATCCAAATCCATATTGGGGAGAGTTACCTGCAATATCGACTAACGAAAAATATAGCGGACTTACAGCCACTTGGATTGAAGTTGCTTTAGGATTAAAAGCGCAAGTTGTTAAAAACGTTTTTGTTGGATTTGGTGTTCAGCTTAAACTTCTTACTACTAATAAAGAACCGAATAATTTCGAAAACCTTTATATTCCAGGATTTAACAGAACTTATGACGGAAGTTTCGGAATTGGTTTCAATTATACCGTTTCTTATTTTATTCCGATTTACAAGAAAAAAACAATGGCTTCTGAAGTTGCAAAAAAAGTAGAGCCTAAGAAGAAGAAATAG